The Gloeobacter morelensis MG652769 genome contains the following window.
GAGATCCCGCGCTTTTTGGCGTTGAGCCCCCAAAGCGGCGAAACCGCAGCGGTCCGCTCCTTCCGTGACTGGGTTCGGCAAATGAAAATGCGCAGGATTTAAGCGACGGTCATAATTTCCACGCCCATCTCAGTGACGAGCACCGTGTGCTCCCACTGGGCAGAGAGCTTGCGGTCTTTGGTGAATACTGTCCAGCCGTCGGGGGCAATTTCGATTTCCGGCCGGCCTTCGTTGAGCATCGGCTCGACGGTAAAGGCCATGCCGGGCCGTAACTTTGGGCCGCTCCCGCAGACGCCGAAATGCGGAATGGGCGGCTCGGCGTGAATTACTTTGCCGATGCCGTGGCCGACCATTTCTCGCACCACCGCATAGCCGTTGGCCTCTGCCAGTGCCCAGATGGCGGCACCGATATCGCCCACGCGCCCGCCCGGTGCAATGGCGGCGATCCCCGCCATCATGCATGCTCGGGTCACCTCGACCAGCCTGCTGGCCTTGGGAGATACTTCGCCGACCATAAACGTCTTTGAGGTGTCGCCGTGGTAGCCATCCAGAAGCAACGTCACATCGATATTGACGATGTCACCGTCGTGGAGTGTACGTCTGCGATCTGGGATGCCATGGCAGACCACCTCGTTGATGCTCGTGCAGATCGAAGCAGGAAAAGGTGTGTGGCCGGGTGGGGTGTAACCCAGCTGGGCGCTGGTCGCCCCGTGGGCCTGCGTCCAACGCTCCGCCTCGTCGTTGATGGCCCGGGTGTGCATCCCAGGGCGCACCATCGGCTCCAAGTGGGCCAACAGCTGGGCTGCAAGCCGCCCGGCCCGGCGCATCTGCACTATTTCGCGCCCGGAGAGCAGGACGATCCCCCGATGGGGATTGGGGCGCAACCATTCCCCAATAGACGGGCAAGAGCCTTTGCCGTTCACGATGGGCACCTCCGCTGAGATTGCTATGCTTTGCTGGCACAGCAAAGCATAGCACGTCGTGTGCTGTGGTGATCCGTACAATAGGTGCAAAGGCAAGTGACTAGCGGACGGCGGCATGGGCGGCAAGACCGATCTCGACAGGGTGGTGGCCTACGTACCCACCGAGTTGAAAAAAGAACTGGAGCAGTGGGCGGAGGCGGAGGAGCGCTCGGTCTCCTGGCTGGTCGCCAAGCTCATCGACAGAGCCCTGCAGCAGCGCCGGGAGCGCGACACGCCGGGTGAGGACGGGTTTTTGCTGGCCTTTGCCAATATCGAGAAGACCGGGTAAAGTCGCCCACAGACTCCTATCGAATCCGGGTGAAGGGGTGTG
Protein-coding sequences here:
- the map gene encoding type I methionyl aminopeptidase; amino-acid sequence: MRRAGRLAAQLLAHLEPMVRPGMHTRAINDEAERWTQAHGATSAQLGYTPPGHTPFPASICTSINEVVCHGIPDRRRTLHDGDIVNIDVTLLLDGYHGDTSKTFMVGEVSPKASRLVEVTRACMMAGIAAIAPGGRVGDIGAAIWALAEANGYAVVREMVGHGIGKVIHAEPPIPHFGVCGSGPKLRPGMAFTVEPMLNEGRPEIEIAPDGWTVFTKDRKLSAQWEHTVLVTEMGVEIMTVA
- a CDS encoding ribbon-helix-helix domain-containing protein, with the protein product MGGKTDLDRVVAYVPTELKKELEQWAEAEERSVSWLVAKLIDRALQQRRERDTPGEDGFLLAFANIEKTG